In Leishmania major strain Friedlin complete genome, chromosome 34, the following proteins share a genomic window:
- a CDS encoding 19S proteasome regulatory subunit,Metallo-peptidase, Clan MP, Family M67 yields MDPSAFGMMAGRGMGRQTEVRDARDTAETIQISSIALLKMLIHGRAGVPLEVMGLMIGEEIDDYTIRVADVFSMPQTATGQSVEAVDPEYQVHMLDKLKLVGRHENVVGWYHSHPGFGCWLSSEDVMTAAGYENLTPRSVSVVVDPIQSVRGKVVIDAFRTIPQEIMAMRAMGEYVEPRQVTSNIGFLSKPSAVALSHNLNRQYYNLPVTFRKKNHELRLLLNVYRKGWQEGFKLEKAKVYQRETRTSIRELISLSKQAEKYITQGRDEDDLGNVGQINAMSHLQMEAENVIHRNLNQSIGAMINAVVF; encoded by the coding sequence ATGGACCCCTCGGCCTTCGGAATGATGGCTGGCCGCGGCATGGGCCGCCAGACTGAGGTGCGCGATGCCCGCGACACTGCGGAAACGATTCAGATTTCGTCTATCGCGCTGCTGAAGATGCTCATTCACGGTCGCGCCGGCGTGCCGCTGGAGGTGATGGGCCTCATGATTGGCGAGGAGATCGACGACTATACGATTCGTGTGGCGGATGTCTTCTCGATGCCGCAGACCGCCACGGGTCAGTCCGTCGAGGCGGTCGACCCGGAGTACCAGGTGCACATGCTGGACAAGCTGAAACTGGTCGGTCGTCACGAGAACGTCGTGGGGTGGTACCACAGCCATCCCGGATTTGGCTGCTGGCTGTCCTCGGAGGATGTGATGACAGCCGCCGGCTACGAGAATCTGACCCCGCGCAGCGTGTCGGTCGTGGTGGACCCCATCCAGTCGGTGCGCGGCAAGGTGGTGATTGACGCCTTCCGCACTATCCCCCAGGAAATTATGGCTATGCGGGCAATGGGTGAGTACGTGGAGCCGCGTCAGGTGACGTCGAACATCGGATTTCTGTCCAAGCCGTCGGCTGTGGCCCTCTCCCACAATCTCAACCGCCAGTACTACAACCTGCCTGTCACCTTCCGTAAGAAGAACCACGagttgcggctgctgctgaacgtGTACCGCAAGGGCTGGCAGGAGGGCTTCAAGttggagaaggcgaaggtgTACCAGCGGGAGACCCGCACGAGCATTCGCGAGCTTATCTCCCTCTCAAAGCAGGCGGAGAAGTACATAACGCAAGGACGCGACGAGGACGATCTCGGCAACGTCGGTCAGATCAACGCCATGTCCCACCTGCAGATGGAGGCGGAAAACGTCATCCACCGCAACCTCAACCAATCCATCGGCGCCATGATCAACGCAGTGGTGTTCTGA